A segment of the Diachasmimorpha longicaudata isolate KC_UGA_2023 chromosome 5, iyDiaLong2, whole genome shotgun sequence genome:
TCCCGGCAAAGAACTTTCTAACAGTTCTCGGAAAAATCGAACAATCGAGAGTCTTCAATATAATGAAGAAGCTTCCCAAGGGTGCAGTTCTTCACGCTCACGATACCGCATTCGTGCATTGGGAATTTGTCTACAACTTGACATTCCGAGATAACTTGTACATGTGTAACAACGGCGGGGACTtgtctcttcaatttttcgaaaCCCCGTCAAATAGCTGTGACTGGAAGCTGTTGAGTGACGTCAGAAAAGATCCGGTAATCGCGAATACCCTCAACGAGAGGATCCGGCGAAGATTGACGATGCTCGTCGAAAATCCCGACGAGAAATATCCGGACGTCGATGCTGCTTGGATCAAGTTCATGGACATCTTCATGTTCATCTGGCCGATACTCACTTACAGGCCCGTCTGGGAGGATTATTACTACCAGGGGCTCAAAGAGCTGTATGAGGACAATGTTTTATATTTGGAGTTGAGGTCTACACTTCCAATACTCTATGAACTCGATGGGAGGGAATATAACCCAATAGAAGTTGTGGGGATCTACAAGAATGTCACAGCAAGGTAGAATAAAGTGAAATGAAGGGAATATTATCAATAATAGGAGCTTtatgatatttattttcaggTTTAAAGCGGATTATCCTGACTTTATCGGGACTAAAATTATTTACGCCCCGCGGAGAACAATGAAAGAAagtgaaatagaaaatttcataaacGAGGCTATACAAATGAAAAGGACTTATCCCCATTTCTTCGCAGGATTTGACTTAGTAGGGCAAGAGGACAAGGGAAATACTCTGAAATTGTATGCCGAGAAACTAAATGCTGCTCAGGATGACATAAACTATTTCTTTCACGCCGGAGAGACGAATTGGTACGGCACCAGTACTGACGACAATTTGATTGACGCTGTTTTACTCAATACGAAGAGAATCGGCCATGGTTATGCAATTGTGAAGCATCCGAAGGTGTTGGATTACgtcaagaaaaataaaattgccatAGAAATTTGTCCGATTTCGAATCAGGTACTTGGATTGGTGAAGGACCTCCGTAATCATCCAGCGTCAGTATTATTCGCAGAAGGAGTCCCAGTGGTCGTTTCCAACGATGATCCAGGGCTTTTCGGATCCAGAGCACTCAGTTACGACTTCTACGAGGCCTTCATGGGTATCATGTCTAAAAATGCAGACATACGAGCACTCAAACAACTCGCTATGAACTCTCTCATCTACAGCAGTCTTTCTCATGATGAGCTGTCACACGCATCCACTATTTGGCAGAAAAGGTGGGACGAATTTATCCATGAGCTGAACGAATGAGAACTGGGATTGGCCAGTTTTTACATTGTTGATAATGGAAATGCCATAGTTTGTCAAATAAAGGCTCTTCATTAATTACACCTTTCGAATACAAATTTTAAACCTCATAGAAATATgaaattccatcattttttcttaCATCAGTCTGAATGCCACTCCTGAAAATAACTGATCGACGGTAACTGATATTTCGATTTCGATCCAAAGCGCATATTACTCATTCAATAATCAGGTGGTCTAATCATTTCTTTAGCGTGAAAGTTCATAATTTCTTTTCTCTCACACCCGCAATGATTGCATAATCAATAACATGAGATAGAAATTCATTACCATCACAATTTCAACTACTTACAAATCATTCTTCataatttaatcatttgtAATGAGGCCAGAAATTTATGTAACACATCAAATACGCAAAAGGTAATTCGTGTCCAAATTTACACGTTGAATAGTCCTATCAAGGCAGAGAGAATATATAAGGAGCAGTCAACAGTGTTTACTTGTCAAATGTTGATACGGTTGGGAGGACAAGTGTTTCCAAATACACTCTATAGACCAATTAATCTGCTCTAAAAACTCCACGACCATTTAAAACTGTTGCATTTGTACACTGAACTCGAGGATATGCGAGTATCCTGTCATTATTCGCCGTTGCAACTCGAGCTGAATCATTAGCAATATAAAAAACCCTTTAACAACTTGAAATTCCCGACCAGTGATTTGATCTTTCATTCTTGCTGTTCATTAACGTTGTCATATTCTTCAATGATGATGGAAAGAATCGTCACTCTGTCCATTTTATCTATCGTATTGGTCTCATCTGCACCAACTACAACTCCAAATTACTGGGCCCTGCGGCACAATATTTTACATGAGGAGGCAGTTCAATCCATTGGTGGCAATCTCCCCCTAGAAGGCCAAGAGAGAGCTGCCAACACACGTTTAATGATTCACAAGAAGCAGGAGATCGATAAAGGTCAGTGTATCACAATCAAATCAATAAATACACGTAAGTGCATTCATTCCATCCATAAGATTCAGTTCATTGATTGATCCGTTTCTCAATATGATTATTTTGTGCTCTTTACTATTTAATTCCGTCTCcgcaattaaattaattatattttagcAGGATGGAATGGGTGATGATGCACCAAATATCTCTTTAATCGCACGTTCCTATTTTCAGCATTTCTCAACCCCGACATATTCCTCCCAGCGAGAAATTTCCTCGAAGCCTTCGGGGATATTGAGAAATCCCGGGTATTCCAAATAATTAAGAAACTCCCCAAGGGTGCAGTTCTGCATGTTCACCACAAAGCTATGGTCCACGCCGATTGGATCTACAACGCAACATTCAGGGAAAATTTGTACGTCTGTGACAGAAATGGTGATCTCGAGCTTCAATTTTTCCGAACACCCTCAAGAGATTGCGACTGGAAACTCTTGAGTCATTtaagaaaaaatccaattctTGCTGAATCCATTAATGAAAGGATTCGGAAGCAGCTGACAATGGTTGTGGAGAATCCTGAACAGGTGTATTCACATATAGACGTTGGTTGGATAAAGTTTGAAcagattttcgattttatcaCACCGGTTATTGGGTATAAACCCGTCGCCGAGGACCATTTTTACCAGGGACTCAAAGAATTATACGATGACAATGTTTTGTATGTGGAAGTTAAATCGGGAGTGCCAAAACTTTATGATCTTGATGGAAGAAGATACAGCGATAATGAGGTCGTCGGGATCTTTGAGAAAGTTACACAGAGGTAAGTCGCTAATCGAGGAGGATAATTACTGCAAATAATTATCTGATAGAGCTAATTTATATCGACACTTTACGATGTGAAGAGTTCCTTAATTTCttatcactgaaaaaaatagtcGGTCTCAAATATTTAAGTAATCTGAATGCGGTTGTTTttcttaaaatttctttttctgtAAGACCTCCTTTACATCATGACCCCTTTCAGGTTCAAGAATGACCACCCCGACTTCATCGGTGTGAAAATAATATACACAAAAGGAAGAATGCTGAGCGACGCAAAAGTTCACGGTTTCATGGACAGAGTTGTACAATTAAAGAGAGATTATCCCGATTTCATCGCAGGATTTGATTTGGCCGGTCAAGAGGACAAGGGAAAAACCCTGAGATCATATGCCGATAGATTGAACGAATTGAAAAAACagataaacttttttttccacgcTGGAGAAACAAATTGGTACGGTACGAGCACCGACGAAAATTTGATTGACGCTGTACTACTCAATACCAAGAGAATCGGCCACGGTTATGCAATTATGAAGCATCAGAGGGTACTGGACTATGTCAAGTTAAATAGAATTGCTATTGAAGTCTGTCCAATTTCTAATCAAGTGCTGGGGCTCGTCAAGGACCTGCGAAATCATCCAGCGTCAGTGTTATTCGCTGAGGGAGTTCCGGTGGTAATTTCCAACGATGACCCAGGCCTGTGGGGCTCCAGAGCACTCAGTTACGACTTCTACGAGGCGTTTATGGGCATCATGTCCGGAAATGCGGATATACGGGCGCTCAAACAACTCGCTATGAACTCAATTATCTACAGCAGCCTCTCACCGGGTGAACAAGCACGTGCCATGAACATTTGGAAGAAGAAGTGGATCTCCTTTGTCAATGAACTCAGCAGCGGAATAATTTAAACTCTTCACttgttgttattattattattgtatgGAGAAAATAAGTAAATTGATCTGTTACGATCGCACACTCTGCGCTTGACTCTGGAAGACTGacttctcttttattttcctctcattCGATGGAAATTTAGTGGTCTCGTAAAACTCTCTCACGATATCTCAGAATCTAAGTCTACAATCTCTAAAGCAACTCCAGGGAAAAAgaaacatgaatttttcacagtccTATTACTCATCCCCCGAAAATTCTGCCTCTGATCTGGGAAAGAGTcgttttcaatggtgtcttcgTGACTGCCACGTACTTCTGATACCTTCGCCCGTAATGAGAATTTGATCCTCCGGTCATGTTCTCCCTCAAGGCCGCCACGAGTGGACCCTCGAATGCGTAATAAAGTTTCAGGGGTTTCACGTTGTTTCGCGGTTCAGGTTCCGGAGGGAAAATTACCGGATTTCCCCTGGTCATCGGAATTCTTCCTTCGTCCTTTGGAGGAACCATAAGAGGACTTTCCGTCTGCGTTGTTGTGGGGCTTAATGGTTCTCTCGTGCTTATCGCCAGTCTTAAATGATCCATCTCATCGTAGTTATAATAATCCTCATCGTTTCTCTCCTGGTAATCCTCAGTAGTCGTTCGAATT
Coding sequences within it:
- the LOC135162030 gene encoding adenosine deaminase 2-like, with product MMMERIVTLSILSIVLVSSAPTTTPNYWALRHNILHEEAVQSIGGNLPLEGQERAANTRLMIHKKQEIDKAFLNPDIFLPARNFLEAFGDIEKSRVFQIIKKLPKGAVLHVHHKAMVHADWIYNATFRENLYVCDRNGDLELQFFRTPSRDCDWKLLSHLRKNPILAESINERIRKQLTMVVENPEQVYSHIDVGWIKFEQIFDFITPVIGYKPVAEDHFYQGLKELYDDNVLYVEVKSGVPKLYDLDGRRYSDNEVVGIFEKVTQRFKNDHPDFIGVKIIYTKGRMLSDAKVHGFMDRVVQLKRDYPDFIAGFDLAGQEDKGKTLRSYADRLNELKKQINFFFHAGETNWYGTSTDENLIDAVLLNTKRIGHGYAIMKHQRVLDYVKLNRIAIEVCPISNQVLGLVKDLRNHPASVLFAEGVPVVISNDDPGLWGSRALSYDFYEAFMGIMSGNADIRALKQLAMNSIIYSSLSPGEQARAMNIWKKKWISFVNELSSGII
- the LOC135162031 gene encoding adenosine deaminase 2-like encodes the protein MRSIIHLVMLFTGFVSSAVIPTNDYWSFRAGLLHAEEVTTIGGRLAFKEGERSANDLLMTHKRAEIDEAFANPQKFLPAKNFLTVLGKIEQSRVFNIMKKLPKGAVLHAHDTAFVHWEFVYNLTFRDNLYMCNNGGDLSLQFFETPSNSCDWKLLSDVRKDPVIANTLNERIRRRLTMLVENPDEKYPDVDAAWIKFMDIFMFIWPILTYRPVWEDYYYQGLKELYEDNVLYLELRSTLPILYELDGREYNPIEVVGIYKNVTARFKADYPDFIGTKIIYAPRRTMKESEIENFINEAIQMKRTYPHFFAGFDLVGQEDKGNTLKLYAEKLNAAQDDINYFFHAGETNWYGTSTDDNLIDAVLLNTKRIGHGYAIVKHPKVLDYVKKNKIAIEICPISNQVLGLVKDLRNHPASVLFAEGVPVVVSNDDPGLFGSRALSYDFYEAFMGIMSKNADIRALKQLAMNSLIYSSLSHDELSHASTIWQKRWDEFIHELNE